The following are from one region of the Oncorhynchus tshawytscha isolate Ot180627B unplaced genomic scaffold, Otsh_v2.0 Un_contig_2916_pilon_pilon, whole genome shotgun sequence genome:
- the LOC112230181 gene encoding gastrula zinc finger protein XlCGF7.1 (The sequence of the model RefSeq protein was modified relative to this genomic sequence to represent the inferred CDS: added 4 bases not found in genome assembly) — MGNTRGPTESDPRTDAHQLGIKTEDAPLYHQDGGRRLRSATVQLFNLAALRSEPEWWPRNQKVRRFPCPDCGQKFFSKTTLELHSRIHTQYQPYSCEVCHKTFSRKGGLVEHRPIHEVERPFACLQCGRTFTFKSNLTRHMRFHSDARPYVCSQCGQGFKISAQLKSHMISHSGYKPYVCPECGQSFVRYMSLKYHRLSHTGERPLSCPECPMTFARPHTLMVHRRQHTGETPFSCQDCGKRFKQGCQLKDHVRRKHTGEKPYKCSECDKCFVTSASRKVHMVVHTGEKPYKCTECCRSYSQSGGLKRHKCEQQTR; from the coding sequence ATGGGTAACACCAGGGGACCTACAGAGAGCGACCCCAGGACAGATGCACATCAGCTGGGTATCAAGACGGAGGATGCCCCCCTGTACCACCAGGATGGAGGGAGGCGGCTGCGGTCGGCTACCGTTCAGCTGTTCAATCTGGCTGCGTTGCGGTCTGAGCCGGAATGGTGGCCTCGCAACCAGAAGGTCCGCCGGTTCCCGTGTCCAGACTGCGGCCAGAAGTTCTTCTCCAAAACCACGCTGGAGTTACACTCCCGGATCCACACCCAGTACCAGCCGTACTCCTGTGAGGTGTGCCATAAAACCTTCTCCCGGAAAGGCGGTCTGGTCGAGCACCGACCAATCCACGAGGTGGAACGCCCCTTCGCCTGCCTCCAATGCGGTAGAACCTTCACGTTCAAATCCAACCTGACCCGGCACATGCGGTTCCACAGCGACGCGCGGCCCTACGTCTGCTCCCAGTGCGGCCAAGGCTTCAAGATCTCCGCCCAACTCAAGAGCCACATGATTTCCCACAGCGGGTATAAACCGTACGTGTGCCCGGAGTGCGGCCAGAGTTTCGTCCGTTACATGAGTCTCAAGTATCATCGGCTGAGCCACACCGGCGAGCGCCCGCTGTCCTGCCCAGAATGTCCCATGACCTTTGCCCGGCCGCACACCCTTATGGTCCACCGGCGACAGCACACTGGGGAGACGCCGTTCTCTTGCCAGGACTGTGGGAAGAGGTTCAAACAGGGGTGCCAACTGAAAGACCACGTTAGAAGgaaacacacaggggagaaaccatacAAATGCTCCGAGTGTGACAAGTGCTTCGTCACTTCGGCGTCTCGTAAAGTACACATGGTtgtccacacaggagagaagccgtaCAAATGCACAGAGTGCTGTAGGAGCTACAGTCAGAGTGGGGGCCTGAAGAGGCACAAGTGTGAGCAGCAAACCAG